From a single Dendropsophus ebraccatus isolate aDenEbr1 chromosome 8, aDenEbr1.pat, whole genome shotgun sequence genomic region:
- the LOC138799458 gene encoding putative small proline-rich protein 5 isoform X2, which yields MSGVKGHQKKCPDPCPPPPQKACEPEPQCQEPKCPPPQVCEPEPQCQEPKCPPPQVCEPEPQCQEPKCPPPQEKCQQTSQAQERKGVKK from the exons ATGTCTGGAGTGAAGGGACACCAGAAGAAATGCCCAGACCCTTGCCCACCACCCCCACAGAAGG CTTGTGAACCAGAGCCACAATGTCAGGAGCCAAAGTGTCCCCCACCACAAG ttTGTGAACCAGAGCCACAATGTCAGGAGCCAAAGTGTCCCCCACCCCAAG ttTGTGAACCAGAGCCACAATGTCAGGAGCCAAAGTGTCCCCCTCCACAAG agaaatGCCAACAAACTTCTCAAGCACAGGAACGCAAAGGTGTCAAGAAATAA
- the LOC138799458 gene encoding small proline-rich protein 2E-like isoform X1, giving the protein MSGVKGHQKKCPDPCPPPPQKACEPEPQCQEPKCPPPQVCEPEPQCQEPKCPPPQVCEPEPQCQEPKCPPPQVCEPEPQCQEPKCPPPQEKCQQTSQAQERKGVKK; this is encoded by the exons ATGTCTGGAGTGAAGGGACACCAGAAGAAATGCCCAGACCCTTGCCCACCACCCCCACAGAAGG CTTGTGAACCAGAGCCACAATGTCAGGAGCCAAAGTGTCCCCCACCACAAG ttTGTGAACCAGAGCCACAATGTCAGGAGCCAAAGTGTCCCCCACCCCAAG TTTGTGAACCAGAGCCACAATGTCAGGAGCCAAAGTGCCCCCCACCCCAAG ttTGTGAACCAGAGCCACAATGTCAGGAGCCAAAGTGTCCCCCTCCACAAG agaaatGCCAACAAACTTCTCAAGCACAGGAACGCAAAGGTGTCAAGAAATAA
- the LOC138799458 gene encoding putative small proline-rich protein 5 isoform X4 gives MSGVKGHQKKCPDPCPPPPQKACEPEPQCQEPKCPPPQVCEPEPQCQEPKCPPPQVCEPEPQCQEPKCPPPQEKCQQTSQAQERKGVKK, from the exons ATGTCTGGAGTGAAGGGACACCAGAAGAAATGCCCAGACCCTTGCCCACCACCCCCACAGAAGG CTTGTGAACCAGAGCCACAATGTCAGGAGCCAAAGTGTCCCCCACCACAAG TTTGTGAACCAGAGCCACAATGTCAGGAGCCAAAGTGCCCCCCACCCCAAG ttTGTGAACCAGAGCCACAATGTCAGGAGCCAAAGTGTCCCCCTCCACAAG agaaatGCCAACAAACTTCTCAAGCACAGGAACGCAAAGGTGTCAAGAAATAA
- the LOC138799458 gene encoding putative small proline-rich protein 5 isoform X3 produces the protein MSGVKGHQKKCPDPCPPPPQKACEPEPQCQEPKCPPPQVCEPEPQCQEPKCPPPQVCEPEPQCQEPKCPPPQEKCQQTSQAQERKGVKK, from the exons ATGTCTGGAGTGAAGGGACACCAGAAGAAATGCCCAGACCCTTGCCCACCACCCCCACAGAAGG CTTGTGAACCAGAGCCACAATGTCAGGAGCCAAAGTGTCCCCCACCACAAG ttTGTGAACCAGAGCCACAATGTCAGGAGCCAAAGTGTCCCCCACCCCAAG TTTGTGAACCAGAGCCACAATGTCAGGAGCCAAAGTGCCCCCCACCCCAAG agaaatGCCAACAAACTTCTCAAGCACAGGAACGCAAAGGTGTCAAGAAATAA